The following coding sequences are from one Oryzisolibacter sp. LB2S window:
- a CDS encoding EexN family lipoprotein: MNKVLPLMMMTATLTACGQSQPSETVDYLVAHPDRIKELQRQCKEDRAKVSDELCVRAAEAANRRFFGDRPEQKTK; encoded by the coding sequence ATGAACAAAGTGCTGCCGCTGATGATGATGACCGCCACGCTGACCGCATGTGGCCAATCCCAACCTTCGGAAACCGTGGACTACCTTGTGGCCCATCCCGACCGCATCAAGGAACTCCAGCGCCAATGCAAGGAGGATCGCGCAAAGGTCAGTGATGAACTCTGCGTGCGCGCGGCCGAAGCCGCCAACCGACGCTTCTTCGGTGATCGGCCGGAGCAAAAGACGAAGTAA
- a CDS encoding LysR family transcriptional regulator, producing the protein MELRHLRCFLIVAEELHFARAAERLHIDQSPLSRTIKELEEELGARLFIRTTRSTQLTRAGRQLLEHVPRIFTALDQARDGVKSATNGFLGQLRIALSDVSDGVTPARLSTLLARCREEDPEVEIRLFEVPLGLQIKGLHEDLYDVGFSMAEDGGDGILVTPAWEDELMVAVPARHSLLAHKRVPPEEVLRHPLVLGDPAVCEGHARQVDRFLRKLNQEPLIVQRVATFDVMMALVSAGLALGLAGTAHIASCRELGIVGRPLAGKPPMLSTYLLCRDAEPSQMLARFIERVTFIDSADHLNTGEGSPPTR; encoded by the coding sequence ATGGAGCTTCGACATCTTCGCTGTTTTCTCATCGTTGCGGAGGAGCTTCATTTCGCTCGCGCCGCTGAACGACTACATATCGACCAATCTCCACTTTCACGCACTATCAAAGAATTAGAAGAGGAACTTGGTGCTCGTTTATTCATTCGTACTACCCGAAGCACTCAACTAACCCGTGCCGGGCGACAGCTTTTGGAGCATGTCCCGCGCATTTTTACCGCATTGGATCAGGCCCGTGATGGCGTCAAGTCAGCCACCAACGGATTTTTAGGCCAGTTACGCATTGCCTTGTCTGATGTGTCTGATGGTGTAACACCCGCACGATTGTCAACTTTGCTGGCGCGATGCCGTGAAGAGGACCCTGAAGTTGAGATACGTCTGTTTGAGGTGCCGCTCGGGCTGCAGATCAAGGGTTTGCATGAAGATCTGTATGACGTAGGTTTTTCGATGGCAGAGGATGGAGGCGATGGTATCTTGGTCACACCTGCTTGGGAAGATGAACTGATGGTAGCGGTGCCTGCTCGCCATTCGCTACTTGCCCATAAGCGTGTCCCGCCGGAAGAGGTACTACGTCACCCGTTGGTGCTCGGCGACCCCGCGGTGTGCGAAGGCCATGCTCGCCAAGTCGATCGTTTCCTCCGCAAACTCAATCAGGAGCCATTGATAGTCCAGCGCGTAGCGACCTTTGACGTGATGATGGCTTTGGTATCTGCCGGTCTGGCTTTGGGCCTGGCAGGCACGGCGCATATAGCATCCTGCCGAGAGTTAGGCATCGTAGGTCGTCCGTTGGCGGGCAAGCCGCCAATGCTGAGTACCTATCTGCTGTGCCGTGATGCGGAGCCTTCTCAGATGCTGGCCCGGTTCATCGAACGAGTGACCTTCATTGATTCAGCGGATCACCTGAACACCGGCGAAGGATCTCCTCCTACCCGATGA
- a CDS encoding diacylglycerol kinase, with product MKDEKHTVTTAPLSAFENKQKSRRGILRVWHASHYSIQGLRAGWNEPAFRLESVLSFVLVPLAFWLGRGWVEVALLSGSILILMVVELLNTAVESAIDRIGPQWHELSKRAKDMGSAAVLLATLLTGGVWLSALWQRLIN from the coding sequence ATGAAAGATGAAAAACACACGGTCACAACTGCGCCCTTGTCCGCATTCGAAAATAAACAAAAATCTCGCCGAGGAATATTGAGAGTTTGGCATGCATCCCATTACTCAATTCAGGGATTGCGCGCTGGATGGAATGAGCCGGCCTTTAGACTTGAGTCAGTACTTTCCTTTGTGTTGGTCCCATTGGCCTTCTGGTTGGGGCGGGGCTGGGTGGAGGTCGCTCTTCTCTCAGGAAGTATCCTTATTTTGATGGTTGTGGAGCTGCTCAATACTGCTGTGGAATCGGCGATTGATCGTATTGGCCCTCAATGGCATGAGCTATCAAAGCGTGCAAAGGACATGGGAAGCGCTGCCGTGCTGTTAGCCACTTTGTTGACCGGGGGGGTTTGGCTGTCAGCACTCTGGCAAAGGCTAATTAATTAG
- a CDS encoding phosphoethanolamine transferase, whose product MTSIFFALACNGLFWSSALGIQSSLRMGTSVLLFLVGIHSLLLSLIVWRWNAKVLLAVLFVASALATHYMRSFHIYLDSSMLRNVLATDFKESRELLTPALIAPLSLLAVVPIILLWRIRLIGRTWLKATVWRMGLMLFSALMISGGAMLSFQDMSALMRNHREVRYLITPGNYLVGLPKALKGSSITQSAEKKTIGADAVATVRPEGSRPRLLVFVVGETARAQNWGLNGYARETTPQLTQMGVINFSDMHSCGTNTEVSVPCMFSSFGRRNYDEDKIRSHQSLLHVLERAGITTLWRDNQSGCKGVCDGLEYQHLGSAQSPSLCVDGRCFDEILLEDLPAQARKIPGDRVIFLHQLGNHGPSYFQRYPAAYRKFIPTCDTPEMGKCTREQIVNSYDNAILYTDHFLTQVIKKLQGLSDYDTAMIFVSDHGESLGEKGLFLHGMPYSIAPQEQTRVPLVMWFSSTFTQSRGLNIGCLSARARSYANHDALFPSVLGLMQVKTIEYDKNFDFFFGCDDKNM is encoded by the coding sequence ATGACCAGTATTTTCTTTGCACTGGCCTGCAATGGTCTATTTTGGAGTAGCGCCTTAGGCATCCAGTCCAGCTTACGCATGGGCACATCCGTACTGCTGTTTTTGGTGGGAATTCATAGTCTGCTGTTGAGTTTGATTGTGTGGCGCTGGAATGCCAAGGTTTTACTTGCGGTGCTGTTTGTTGCCTCTGCCCTCGCGACACACTACATGCGCAGCTTTCATATCTACCTCGATTCGAGCATGTTGCGCAATGTTCTAGCCACAGACTTCAAGGAAAGTCGCGAGCTACTGACGCCTGCATTGATTGCTCCACTAAGCCTGCTGGCAGTAGTGCCGATTATTTTGCTTTGGCGAATCCGATTGATCGGGCGTACTTGGCTGAAAGCAACCGTGTGGCGTATGGGATTGATGCTGTTTTCGGCACTGATGATTTCAGGTGGTGCCATGCTGTCATTTCAGGACATGTCCGCACTGATGAGAAATCATCGCGAAGTTCGATACTTGATTACACCGGGAAACTATTTGGTGGGCTTGCCAAAGGCACTGAAAGGTTCCTCTATCACGCAATCCGCTGAAAAAAAAACCATTGGAGCCGATGCCGTCGCAACAGTCAGGCCCGAAGGCAGTCGGCCACGTTTATTAGTCTTCGTCGTAGGTGAGACGGCTCGCGCCCAAAACTGGGGATTGAACGGCTATGCACGCGAAACAACGCCTCAATTGACTCAGATGGGTGTGATCAATTTCTCCGACATGCACTCCTGTGGAACTAACACCGAGGTTTCTGTGCCTTGCATGTTCTCGTCCTTTGGTCGCCGAAACTACGATGAGGACAAGATTCGCTCACACCAATCCTTACTGCATGTTCTGGAGCGCGCCGGTATTACCACCTTGTGGAGGGATAACCAGTCAGGCTGCAAAGGGGTGTGCGATGGTCTCGAATATCAACACCTAGGGAGTGCACAAAGTCCCTCTTTATGCGTTGATGGTCGGTGTTTCGATGAGATTTTGCTTGAAGACTTACCAGCTCAGGCTCGAAAAATTCCCGGTGATCGTGTGATTTTTTTGCACCAGCTTGGAAATCATGGCCCGAGCTACTTTCAACGATACCCAGCAGCGTATCGCAAATTCATCCCAACATGCGACACACCGGAAATGGGGAAATGCACCCGCGAACAGATCGTGAATAGCTACGACAACGCTATTCTCTACACAGATCATTTCCTAACCCAAGTCATCAAAAAATTGCAGGGGCTTTCCGACTACGACACAGCTATGATATTCGTCTCGGATCACGGCGAATCCCTGGGCGAGAAGGGACTTTTTCTGCACGGTATGCCTTATTCGATTGCTCCACAAGAGCAGACTCGTGTTCCTTTGGTTATGTGGTTCTCTTCAACGTTTACGCAAAGTCGCGGGCTGAATATTGGCTGTTTGAGTGCGCGAGCCCGCTCTTATGCGAATCACGACGCATTGTTTCCGTCTGTCTTGGGGCTAATGCAGGTTAAAACAATTGAGTACGACAAGAATTTCGATTTTTTCTTTGGCTGTGATGATAAGAATATGTAA
- a CDS encoding phosphatase PAP2 family protein, with amino-acid sequence MSMPPNEFRLLGNAPPSNAPFAPRFLITHLALPAGAALIISSLLMDGGGDFWVADHLYRLQGSRWALRDAWLTNNLLHRGGKNLSTLLAIAVAATCIWAWRKKRSNKCAAYLRWPLLYLFCAYLIGALTVSALKSFTNMDCPWNLVRYGGARVFVGLFETRPLGMPRGVCFPAGHASAGYAWVSLYFFTLMVRPAWRWMALAASLMIGAIFGWTQQVRGAHFLSHDLWTLLICWVVALGLFMVWQRWFVDGSGDVHSSGFQA; translated from the coding sequence ATGTCGATGCCCCCCAATGAATTCCGACTACTGGGCAACGCCCCACCATCCAACGCACCATTCGCACCTCGATTCTTAATCACTCATCTAGCGCTACCAGCGGGTGCGGCGCTGATCATAAGCAGTCTATTGATGGATGGCGGTGGGGACTTCTGGGTCGCCGATCATCTCTATCGCTTGCAGGGCAGCCGATGGGCTTTGCGAGATGCCTGGCTAACCAACAATCTGCTGCATCGGGGAGGAAAGAATCTTTCCACCTTGCTGGCAATTGCGGTTGCAGCAACGTGCATCTGGGCTTGGAGAAAAAAACGTAGCAACAAATGCGCGGCATACCTACGCTGGCCGCTACTGTATCTTTTTTGTGCGTACTTGATAGGGGCACTGACGGTTTCGGCGCTGAAATCGTTCACTAACATGGATTGCCCTTGGAACTTGGTGCGCTATGGCGGAGCGCGAGTGTTTGTGGGCCTGTTTGAAACACGCCCGCTCGGTATGCCCCGCGGTGTGTGCTTTCCCGCAGGGCATGCAAGTGCCGGATATGCATGGGTCAGCCTATATTTCTTTACCTTGATGGTTCGTCCTGCCTGGCGTTGGATGGCCTTGGCCGCAAGTTTGATGATAGGTGCCATCTTTGGATGGACCCAGCAGGTGCGCGGAGCCCACTTCCTTTCCCATGACTTGTGGACGCTCCTGATTTGTTGGGTCGTTGCCTTGGGTCTTTTCATGGTCTGGCAACGCTGGTTTGTTGATGGCTCAGGCGATGTCCATTCATCGGGGTTCCAAGCATGA
- a CDS encoding TolC family protein produces the protein MTNKNKGCSLVLPTGAVMVAIAALTFHPAQARADDLSWLPAQAQVETAMKTQPVVNAAAARLNAAAATQSALEAGSHEFELSSGLQRRNVTNEARRYNEWEIQLSRAVRLPNKARLDRDIGSSTRRVADMRLEDAEHQMARRLLEVWAGWLRSFVVADEMQAQEKLLIREQEAMARRVALGDAARRDSDVLQAELAMLAAQVSAARDAERAARQTVVIEFPGIEIPARPSTLPDPAPLPGGSQDWLARIVRQSVEIGIADGEAARLAKVAERAHANRTPDPTVGVRMMSERGGAERVIGVVLTVPFGTDYRSAMAATESANAAAAEAEALGVRRAVEQSAWVAAQAVDSKRTQWQSFAQALAAQTTASNHTRRAWELGEAALAEYLLTLRNLRQTRLAEAQARVDALQASALVRIDAHALWHSKEAHVDAPQ, from the coding sequence ATGACGAATAAAAACAAAGGATGCAGCCTGGTACTACCGACTGGTGCCGTCATGGTGGCCATCGCGGCTTTGACATTCCATCCCGCGCAAGCGCGTGCCGATGATCTCTCCTGGCTGCCTGCGCAGGCGCAAGTCGAAACGGCGATGAAAACCCAGCCGGTCGTGAATGCCGCAGCCGCTCGCTTGAACGCGGCGGCTGCCACGCAAAGCGCCCTTGAAGCCGGTAGTCACGAATTTGAACTCAGCAGCGGCCTACAACGCCGCAACGTGACCAACGAAGCGCGCCGCTACAACGAATGGGAAATCCAGCTCAGCCGTGCTGTTCGCCTGCCGAACAAGGCGCGTCTGGATCGGGACATCGGCAGCAGCACCCGCAGGGTGGCCGACATGCGCCTTGAAGATGCCGAGCACCAAATGGCAAGGCGACTGTTGGAAGTCTGGGCCGGATGGCTGCGCAGTTTCGTCGTAGCCGACGAGATGCAAGCGCAGGAAAAGTTGCTTATTCGTGAGCAGGAAGCAATGGCCCGGCGCGTGGCCCTGGGCGATGCCGCGCGGCGGGACAGCGACGTTCTGCAAGCCGAGCTTGCAATGCTTGCAGCCCAGGTCAGCGCTGCGCGCGACGCAGAACGGGCAGCGCGTCAAACGGTGGTGATCGAATTCCCCGGCATTGAGATTCCCGCCCGGCCATCCACGCTGCCAGATCCCGCTCCCTTACCAGGAGGCTCACAGGACTGGCTGGCGCGTATCGTGCGGCAGAGCGTCGAAATCGGCATTGCAGATGGAGAGGCGGCCCGTCTTGCCAAGGTGGCTGAGCGCGCCCACGCCAACCGCACGCCCGACCCCACAGTCGGGGTACGCATGATGTCTGAACGCGGCGGGGCGGAACGTGTCATTGGCGTTGTCCTGACGGTGCCATTTGGCACAGACTATCGCAGTGCAATGGCTGCCACGGAAAGCGCCAACGCGGCGGCCGCAGAGGCGGAGGCGCTCGGCGTGCGGCGCGCGGTGGAGCAAAGTGCGTGGGTCGCCGCGCAGGCTGTTGACAGCAAGCGCACGCAGTGGCAGTCATTCGCGCAGGCGCTGGCCGCGCAGACCACGGCCAGCAACCACACGCGGCGGGCTTGGGAACTGGGAGAGGCCGCCTTGGCCGAATACCTCTTGACGTTGCGCAACCTGCGCCAGACACGACTCGCCGAGGCACAGGCTCGCGTCGATGCGCTGCAAGCGTCAGCACTGGTGCGTATCGATGCGCATGCGCTGTGGCATTCGAAGGAGGCACATGTCGATGCCCCCCAATGA
- a CDS encoding DUF3240 family protein, translating to MNGLKEAQLVRLNLVFPPTLEDAVTDALMADPVLPGFTLLHAEGHTGDFARASIREKVRGRVDRRVIWVLIEPERLEQVLAHLRQRIASSDVRWWVEPVLASGRLV from the coding sequence ATGAACGGATTGAAAGAAGCGCAACTGGTGCGCCTGAATCTGGTGTTTCCACCCACGCTCGAAGACGCCGTCACCGATGCCCTGATGGCCGACCCGGTGCTGCCAGGGTTCACCCTGTTGCACGCAGAAGGGCATACCGGCGACTTCGCGCGCGCGTCCATTCGCGAGAAGGTTCGCGGCCGTGTGGATCGGCGTGTCATCTGGGTGTTGATCGAACCCGAACGGCTGGAACAGGTTCTGGCGCATCTGCGCCAGCGCATCGCATCGAGCGACGTGCGCTGGTGGGTGGAGCCGGTGTTGGCAAGTGGAAGACTGGTATGA
- a CDS encoding CusA/CzcA family heavy metal efflux RND transporter, translated as MLSRLIEFSLRQRALVLLGVLALAGAGLAAFLQLPIDAYPDISPTQVKMIIKAPGMTPEEVESRVITPLEMELLGVPRGVMLRSTAKYAIADITLDFAEGSDIYWARQQVAERYAGVSGSLPEGVSGGLAPISTPLSDVFMFTIEGGGLTLSERRALLDWTLRPALRTLPGVADVNVLGGEAKSFAVVPDRARLSAAGLSFSDVITAIGRNNRNDGAGRLDAGEDTLIVRAEGAIHTLDDLSRLILRAGANGTAPVRLGDVAQVRIEGVTRYGAVTRDGAGEAVEGIVVALRGADASALVKAIRARLDEVTPSLPPGVKVVPFYDRSTLIERAVGTVESALLEATVLVVILLLLFLGELRAALVVAVMLPLAALGTFLLMRLVGMSANLMSLGGLAIAIGMLVDAAVVVVENAVSRLDPHAPSAHQPRLHRIFASAREVAVPVASGILIICLTFMPLLTLQGLEGKLFVPVALTIVFALGVSLLLSLTLVPVLASLLLKEHAHTEPWVMRWATRLYQPLLEAALHHPLRASAVAIAALALGVVAYLGTGKAFMPTMDEGDILLQLQKPPSIGLQRSLEIDLAVQKAIGTAVPEVRHSIGRVGSDELGLDPMGLNETDLFMQLAPRKDWHAANKDALSAEIRKVMDAFPGLEFGFTQPIEMRISEMLTGSRGDVAVKLFGPDLQTLGDLAQRMAARIEKVPGARDVLTQASDSVEYLQVKVDAQAAGRAGLAVTQVQDELRAQLEGVPAGLVIEPDRRTPIVVRGDARLRGSAERFKDLQLARGDQGEIPLASLARIATTDGPVLVRRENGSRFALIQSSVSGRDLVGFVDEARAAVARDVPLPPGYRVEWGGQFENQQRAAARLGMVVPVALALIFFVLFMTFGSVRQAALILGNVPFAMVGGVAALWLSGQYLSVPASVGFIALLGIAVLNGLVLVTHFNHLHALGLPMEQVVREGSLRRLRPVLMTASITAFGLVPLLLASGPGSEIQRPLAIVVIGGLVSSTALTLVLLPVLYRRFGQAISSQQGVRA; from the coding sequence ATGTTGTCCCGTCTGATTGAGTTTTCCCTGCGCCAACGCGCGCTGGTGCTGCTCGGCGTGCTGGCTTTGGCGGGCGCGGGCCTGGCGGCCTTCCTGCAATTGCCGATCGACGCCTATCCGGACATTTCTCCAACGCAGGTCAAGATGATTATCAAGGCCCCTGGCATGACGCCCGAGGAGGTGGAGTCACGCGTGATCACGCCGCTGGAGATGGAGTTGCTCGGCGTGCCGCGAGGCGTGATGCTGCGCTCCACCGCCAAGTACGCCATCGCGGACATCACGCTGGACTTCGCCGAAGGCAGCGACATCTACTGGGCGCGTCAGCAAGTGGCCGAACGCTATGCCGGCGTTTCGGGCAGCCTGCCCGAAGGCGTCAGCGGCGGGTTGGCGCCGATTTCGACACCGCTGTCGGACGTGTTCATGTTCACCATCGAAGGCGGTGGCCTCACGTTGAGCGAGCGCCGCGCCCTGCTGGACTGGACGCTGCGCCCGGCCCTGCGCACGCTGCCCGGTGTTGCTGATGTCAACGTGCTGGGTGGAGAAGCCAAGAGCTTTGCCGTGGTGCCGGATCGTGCACGGCTTTCCGCTGCGGGCCTCAGCTTCTCTGATGTCATCACGGCGATCGGCCGCAACAACCGCAATGACGGTGCGGGCCGCCTGGATGCAGGCGAAGACACGCTGATCGTGCGCGCTGAAGGCGCGATCCACACTTTGGACGATTTGTCCCGTCTGATCCTGCGCGCGGGGGCCAATGGCACGGCCCCAGTTCGCCTGGGCGACGTGGCCCAGGTGCGCATCGAAGGCGTGACGCGCTATGGCGCCGTCACCCGGGACGGCGCGGGCGAAGCGGTGGAAGGCATCGTGGTGGCGCTGCGCGGGGCCGATGCCTCGGCGCTGGTCAAAGCTATTCGAGCGCGGCTGGACGAGGTGACTCCCAGCTTGCCGCCCGGCGTCAAGGTGGTGCCGTTTTATGACCGCAGTACGTTGATCGAGCGCGCTGTGGGCACGGTGGAAAGCGCCTTGCTGGAAGCGACGGTACTGGTTGTCATCCTGCTGCTTCTGTTCCTCGGCGAGCTGCGCGCCGCGCTGGTGGTGGCGGTGATGCTGCCGCTGGCGGCGCTGGGTACCTTCTTGCTGATGCGCCTTGTCGGCATGAGCGCTAACTTGATGAGCTTAGGGGGCCTCGCAATCGCCATCGGCATGCTGGTGGACGCTGCCGTAGTGGTGGTGGAAAACGCCGTCAGTCGGCTCGACCCGCACGCACCCAGTGCGCACCAGCCGCGCCTGCACCGCATATTCGCGTCGGCGCGCGAGGTCGCCGTGCCCGTGGCCTCCGGCATCCTCATCATCTGTCTGACCTTCATGCCCCTGCTCACGCTGCAAGGGTTGGAAGGCAAACTGTTCGTGCCGGTGGCGCTGACCATCGTGTTCGCCCTGGGCGTCTCGCTGCTGCTGTCGCTCACGTTGGTGCCGGTGCTTGCCTCCCTGCTGCTCAAGGAACACGCGCACACCGAGCCGTGGGTGATGCGCTGGGCCACGCGCCTGTACCAACCGCTGCTGGAGGCTGCGCTTCACCACCCGCTACGCGCATCGGCGGTCGCCATCGCGGCCCTGGCATTGGGTGTGGTGGCCTACCTCGGCACGGGCAAGGCGTTCATGCCGACGATGGACGAGGGCGATATCCTGCTGCAACTGCAAAAACCGCCGTCCATTGGGCTGCAGCGCTCGCTAGAGATTGACCTGGCGGTGCAGAAGGCCATCGGTACGGCGGTGCCCGAGGTGCGGCACAGCATCGGGCGGGTGGGCTCCGACGAGCTGGGGCTCGACCCGATGGGCCTGAACGAAACCGACCTGTTCATGCAGCTCGCACCGCGCAAGGATTGGCATGCAGCTAACAAGGACGCGTTGAGTGCCGAGATACGCAAGGTGATGGATGCCTTCCCCGGCCTGGAATTCGGCTTTACCCAGCCCATCGAGATGCGCATCTCGGAAATGCTCACCGGCAGCCGGGGCGACGTGGCCGTCAAGCTGTTCGGCCCTGATCTGCAAACACTGGGCGATCTGGCGCAGCGCATGGCCGCTCGCATCGAGAAAGTGCCCGGTGCGCGCGACGTGCTCACCCAGGCCAGCGACAGCGTGGAATACCTGCAGGTGAAGGTGGATGCGCAGGCCGCAGGCCGCGCCGGGCTGGCCGTGACACAGGTTCAGGACGAGTTGCGCGCGCAGCTCGAAGGCGTGCCGGCCGGGCTGGTGATCGAGCCGGACAGGCGCACGCCCATCGTGGTGCGCGGGGATGCCCGGCTGCGCGGATCGGCCGAGCGGTTCAAGGACTTGCAACTCGCCCGTGGCGATCAGGGCGAAATCCCCCTGGCCTCGCTGGCGCGCATCGCCACCACCGATGGCCCCGTGCTGGTGCGGCGCGAGAACGGCTCGCGCTTCGCGCTGATCCAGTCCAGCGTGAGCGGGCGCGATCTGGTCGGCTTCGTGGATGAAGCGCGTGCCGCCGTGGCGCGCGACGTGCCGCTGCCGCCCGGCTACCGCGTCGAATGGGGCGGCCAGTTCGAGAACCAGCAGCGCGCGGCGGCCCGCCTTGGCATGGTGGTGCCGGTGGCCCTGGCGTTGATCTTCTTCGTGTTGTTCATGACCTTCGGCTCGGTGCGGCAGGCCGCGCTCATCCTCGGCAACGTGCCGTTTGCCATGGTCGGCGGCGTGGCGGCGCTGTGGCTGTCGGGGCAGTACCTGTCGGTGCCTGCTTCGGTCGGCTTCATCGCGCTGCTGGGCATCGCCGTGCTCAACGGATTGGTGCTGGTGACGCACTTCAACCACTTGCACGCGCTAGGCCTGCCCATGGAACAGGTGGTGCGCGAAGGTTCGTTGCGACGGCTGCGCCCAGTGCTGATGACGGCTTCCATCACCGCCTTTGGCCTGGTGCCCCTGCTGCTGGCCAGTGGCCCTGGCTCTGAGATCCAGCGCCCACTCGCCATCGTGGTGATTGGCGGACTGGTCAGCTCCACGGCGCTGACCCTGGTCCTGCTGCCGGTGCTGTACCGGCGATTCGGCCAGGCCATCTCCTCACAACAAGGAGTCCGCGCATGA
- a CDS encoding efflux RND transporter periplasmic adaptor subunit, protein MSFSTLKAAGTSSRTKTLALSAIGVTALATAGYGWWAWTTQQTTVADKDASEAVAQPNAGGVRLNASQLRAQGVETALVKDAAVIPLDGLPAQTVAPLSTSAQVVAPYGGVVTRVLVDEGASVRQGQALARIQSKDVLTLQADLARARTEAAVAAAQARRDAALLAEGIIPATRNEQTQARAAAAQSTLQEANGALARLRPVSGGQAGEYELLAPLSGRVMRRHLSLGQAVAPLDIAFIVAQPGPLDVSVAVPLRWRSDLHPGLEVRLPDGTTARVTAVGGDTDLSSQSLRVRARVDADQAGADRYAAGQQISVALLLPASQGTLSVPTSALLPAGSGHVLYVAEPTSQDKQGDLRVRAVPVQLLGQDESEASSAVRAVSPDTAPLAAGMQVVVRGTALLKSMIPLQ, encoded by the coding sequence ATGAGCTTCTCGACCTTGAAAGCGGCGGGCACTTCCAGCCGAACCAAGACCCTGGCCCTGTCCGCCATCGGTGTGACGGCTCTGGCTACCGCAGGGTACGGCTGGTGGGCTTGGACAACGCAGCAGACAACCGTAGCCGATAAAGACGCGAGCGAGGCTGTCGCCCAACCGAACGCTGGCGGCGTTCGCCTCAACGCCTCTCAGCTTCGTGCGCAGGGTGTGGAAACCGCACTCGTCAAGGATGCCGCAGTGATACCGCTGGATGGCTTACCCGCCCAGACGGTGGCACCACTCTCGACCAGCGCGCAGGTCGTGGCGCCATATGGCGGTGTGGTGACGCGCGTTCTGGTCGATGAAGGCGCCTCAGTGCGCCAAGGACAGGCGCTGGCGCGCATCCAGAGCAAGGACGTTCTGACGTTACAGGCTGATCTGGCGCGTGCTCGCACCGAAGCGGCGGTAGCCGCGGCGCAGGCCCGGCGCGATGCCGCGCTCTTGGCCGAGGGCATCATCCCAGCCACGCGCAACGAGCAAACCCAGGCGCGCGCGGCGGCTGCGCAAAGTACGTTGCAAGAGGCCAATGGCGCTCTTGCGCGGCTTCGACCCGTTAGCGGCGGGCAGGCCGGCGAGTATGAATTGCTGGCGCCTTTGTCCGGGCGGGTGATGCGTCGTCACCTGAGCCTCGGGCAGGCGGTCGCGCCGCTCGACATCGCCTTCATAGTGGCTCAGCCTGGCCCGCTGGATGTCAGCGTCGCGGTTCCGCTGCGCTGGCGCTCGGATCTCCACCCCGGCTTGGAAGTACGTCTTCCCGATGGCACGACCGCTCGCGTGACGGCTGTTGGTGGCGACACTGACCTCAGTAGCCAGAGCCTGCGGGTACGTGCCCGCGTCGATGCCGATCAGGCAGGGGCAGACCGCTATGCGGCCGGGCAGCAGATCAGTGTCGCGCTGTTGCTGCCAGCATCGCAGGGCACCTTGAGCGTGCCAACGTCCGCACTGCTGCCAGCGGGCAGCGGCCACGTGCTCTACGTTGCGGAACCGACATCGCAAGACAAGCAAGGCGACCTGCGCGTCCGCGCCGTTCCAGTGCAACTGCTGGGGCAAGACGAATCAGAGGCGTCAAGCGCCGTGCGTGCCGTCTCGCCAGACACTGCGCCGCTTGCGGCAGGCATGCAGGTCGTCGTGCGCGGTACGGCACTGCTCAAATCCATGATTCCATTGCAATGA
- a CDS encoding cytochrome b, translating into MSIRNSEYRFSPFVIGLHWLTVLLIIAVYASMELRGLAPKGSSLRDAMKSSHYLLGLGVLAVVVIRIWVRIQAGAKPAIRPPMPRWQATLADAMHYALYIFILAMPLLGWLTLSAAGKPIILFGLPIPSLIDANVALSRQLKDVHEALATLGYVLIGLHAMAALLHHYVMRDNTLVRMLPGHHP; encoded by the coding sequence ATGAGCATCAGAAATTCCGAATACCGTTTCAGTCCTTTTGTCATAGGACTGCATTGGCTGACCGTGCTCCTCATCATCGCGGTCTATGCGAGCATGGAACTGCGCGGACTGGCACCCAAGGGCAGCTCCTTGAGAGACGCTATGAAATCCTCGCACTACCTGCTGGGCCTGGGTGTTCTGGCGGTCGTCGTGATCCGCATTTGGGTGCGCATCCAGGCGGGAGCGAAGCCCGCTATCCGACCACCCATGCCACGCTGGCAGGCCACGCTCGCGGATGCCATGCACTATGCGCTCTACATCTTCATACTCGCCATGCCGCTGCTCGGGTGGCTCACCTTGAGCGCGGCAGGCAAGCCGATCATTCTGTTTGGCTTGCCGATTCCCTCTCTGATCGATGCCAATGTCGCTCTGTCTCGCCAACTCAAGGATGTCCATGAGGCGCTGGCGACATTGGGCTATGTCTTGATCGGATTGCATGCGATGGCGGCGCTGTTGCACCACTACGTCATGCGTGACAACACTCTGGTTCGCATGCTTCCCGGTCATCACCCCTGA